GACAGGGCCGCGTTGCGGGCCTTCAAGGAGCTCGCTGATTCGCCGGCCCAGGATCCGTTGCCGTCACGAAAGGCGCTGCGTCAGGCTCAGCTCGACGCCGAGCGTGCCCCCATCACCGCTCTGAACCCCGTGGTGTCCGTCAGGGCAACAGCAGCTACGGTCACCAGTTCCCCGCCAACGAAGCCGCCCACACAGCCCCGCCCCGGAGTTGTCAGGCCTACGGACGATGCCGCAGTTGATGGCGCTTCGGTCACCGTTGCGGTACCGGCGCCCGTGCCTGCGCCGCGAACCAGGGGAGGCCGCCGGGCCGCTGCCAATGGCAAGTTTGTCGCTCCCGTCCGTTCCGCCACCGGGCAAGGCGAGAATCATCGTGATGATGATGCTGCGGCCCAGACGGTTACCCCTGCAGCAGTTAACGTGCCCAGCCCCCCGACGACGAAGCCGGGCAGTGGATCGGTGTCTTCTGTAGCTCCAGAAGTTGCCGCGTTGACTGTGTCTGAAGCACCCACTCTGGAAGCAGTCGCGGATGCCGCACAGGCGCCAGGCGCGGACACCTCGAACACGGAGGGGCAGCACGCAGCTGAGCCCAGTGCTCATGTCCCGCCCCTGCCCGGTCTTGTGCCTGGCGGCGACTATTACCCAAACTCGGCTGGCCCTCCTGTGGCCCCAAGCACCCAAGACCTGCAACTTCTCGCTGCAGAAAAGGCAGAGGCTGAGCGGACAGCCATTTTGGCCCAGCGTGCCCAAGCCCGTGAACGGCTGGCACAGGAGAACGCCAAGAACCGTCGACCCGCGGCGGATCCCACGGCAACCAACAATCTGGCCATGGTCACGCCCCTGGAATTCATTGATGTTCCGGGGATTGACCGGCCAGTAATGCGTCCGCCCTCCACTACCCATGTGCCGATCGTGACGCGCAGCACCCCGCGCCAGGTACCGGCACGGCCAACGGGCCCGGTTCCTGATAAGAGAAATCCTGCCGCAACGCCGGAGCGTCCGGCGGGTTCTGGGCAGGGTGCACCACATCGTGGAGCATCTGGAACGAGTGTTCCCAACGTCAGTGCCGAACGGTTCGATGCAGCTTTGGCAGCACGTGCAGCGCACAGACCAGGTCCGGGAAACCGTCCCTTGACGGGTGGCCGAAGCAGCACGCTGAAGCGTGCCGAGGCCATGGCAGCCGTGGATCACGGTGCCTCTGTGGCTGTTCCGTCACCGGTATCCGCGGCACGTCCCAGTGCGCAGCCGATAAAGGCAGCCGCTGATACGGCGCCGGTGCAACGCTCACAAATGCCGCCCATGCCCGCGGATTACGCCCACGGGCTGGAACCGCTGGATGCCATGACTGCTGGGTTGGGCCGCACGCAGCGCAATCTCTTCATTCAGTGGGGCAGCATCATTCTTGGCGGCGCGGCTTTCGTGGCTGGAGCCATCATGGTCTTGACCAACATTCTTAACTAGTTTTTTACAACAATCAAAGGAACACCAGTGACAGCAACACAACAGTCCATTGACCTGGCACGCGCTGCGGCGCGGGCAGCATCGGACAAACTGGCTCAGGATGTGACAGCCATCGACGTCAGTGAGCGTCTGGCCATCACCGATATCTTCTTCATCGCCTCCGCTCCCACCGAGCGTCAGGTTAACGCCATCGTTGACGGTATCGAAGACGAATTGCACAACTTTGGTCTGCGTCCGGTTCGCCGCGAAGGACGGTCAGGTGGCCGTTGGGTCCTGCTCGACTATGCCGACATCGTTATCCACGTGCAGCACGAAGAGGACCGTGTCTTCTACGCCCTGGAGCGGCTCTACGGGGAATGCCCCGTCATCGACCTGCAGCTTGATGCGGCCGACCCGTCGGTTGCCCCTGCCGCAGAGTAATGAGAAGACCAGAATCAGCACTCTGAATTGCCCCGTGTGGGGCTCTGGATGGGACATTATCACTTGATGGTTAACCACTCACCTGGGCGTTCAGTCCTGCAGCCCGCCGGTCCACGCCGGCGGGTGATTTTTTGGCGCCACGGCCGTACATCGTGGAATGCTGCCGGACGCTTCCAAGGACAAAGCGACATTCCCCTGGATGACGTTGGCGCCTCTCAGGCGAGCCGAGCAGCGGCCCTACTCGCCGGTAAATTGGGTCCTGCCAGCAATGCAGAACACGCTGTGCGGATCATTTCCTCGGATCTGTCCCGCGCCTACTCCACTGCACAGGAATTAGCTTCGTTAACCGGCGCACCGGTCGTGGCGGATCCGCGCCTGCGGGAAACCTTTGGCGGGGAGTGGGAGGGTAAGACCTTCGAGGAGATCATCTCCAGCTATCCCGAACAAATTAAGCTCTGGCAGCGTGATGAGCCAGGTGTCCGGGCCGGTGGGGGAGAGACCCGCGTTGAAGTGGCACAGCGGATGGTGGACGCCGTTTTGGACAGTGTGGCGGAATTGCCCGACGGCGGCACTTTGGTCGTGGCCACACACGGCGGGGCTACCCGGGTGGCCCTGGCTAAGATCCTGGGTCTGCCCGAGCCATTGTGGCGCACGCTGTCCGGTCTCTCCAACTGCCATTGGTCAGTGGTTGAAACTGCTGATCCTGCTGATGCAGGGACGGCGGTGGGGCGCTGGCGATTGCTTGAACACAATGTCGGAACGCTTCCGCAGCCCTATCAAACACCCGAAGATCTAGCCGAACCGGTGGAGGACTAACGTCCAAGACAATCGCCGATTTGGCACTACGCCAAAACGTGCTCTAAGATAGACAGGTTGCTTCAGCCAAGACCGACAGGTCAGGGAAAAAGCAACAAGGCAACAAAGTGTTTGGGGCTGTGGCGCAGCTGGTAGCGCACCTGCATGGCATGCAGGGGGTCAGGGGTTCGAGTCCCCTCAGCTCCACCAAACACACCGAGAAGTGGAAACACTAAACGGTGCGTTATAACTGAATATCGAAAAGTTTTGGGGCTGTGGCGCAGCTGGTAGCGCACCTGCATGGCATGCAGGGGGTCAGGGGTTCGAGTCCCCTCAGCTCCACCAAAACAAAGTCCGGCCATCTACTTCGTAGGTGGCCGGACTTTTTGCACGCCCAAGAAATCCAAGGACGGCCGGATGGCCGCGCTGCCGGGCAGCCGCACTACCGGACGGCCAGGATTGGGATCTGGGCTGCGCACTCAGCGGGCACAAATTCACCAAGATCGTGCCCGCAGTGGCACAATGATGGCGTGTCCACGCCAGAATCTCCTCTCATTCCCGCCCCCTGCAACTTTGAGCCGATGCCATGAGATGCCCCTGTCACAGCGGTGAGCTGTTCGAGAGCTGCTGCGCTAAATACCTCACGGTTACTGTTGGCGGGCAGCCCGGCTACCCGCCCACGGCTGAAGCGTTGATGCGTTCGCGCTTTAGTGCCTTCGCCCTGAACGATGCGGACTATCTCCTGCGCACCTGGCACTCGGATGAACGCCCGGAGTCGCTGGAGCTGGATCCCGATCAGCAGTGGTACCTGCTGGAAATCCTCGGCACGCAACGCGGCGGCCCCTTTGATAGCGATGGCGTGGTCACCTTCCGCGCGCACTACCGCTCGGCTGCCAACCGGAAGCTGCGTGATTCTTTCACGGAAACCAGCAGCTTCGCCAAAGTCGGCAAACAGTGGCTGTACGTCAAAGCACTAGATCTTCAGTAGTCTCCCTCGTCGGCTGGGCCAGGTTCTGGCGCAGCCAATCATGAGGGGCCCAGATTATTCTTGACCTCCATATTGCGCACATCAATCATGTTCCACGCGAACTTGCGCCGGACCGCAAACGCTAAGGTCACAGCCGGGTTCAAGTAAGCGCCGCTGACACCGCCAGCAACATGGACACCCAGCACCACAGCCAAGGCCCAACCCCCACGTGATCAGCAGCCAGTCCCCGGCGGCCATGAAAATCGTTGTGTCAGTGGCAGCACGGCTACTGCCCGGAAATGCCACGACGGCCATAGCGACTACCCCGTCACCAAAACAAATCAAGACGAACGTGCCGAGGAATTCCGCGAGCAGTTCTCCCCACACTCCGCCCAGACGTTTGACTCCGCTGCCATCCCGAACGCTTCTGCGCTGCTGTGATTTCAGGCACGCTGAGGTGTGGGGGAACGTTTCGCCAGATCGCCAAAACACGGCACGGTAGAGTTGACCGGTGGAGGAAAATAGCGCTAACCCAGGCACCCGAGTCGACTCAGGCCAGCCAGTCAGTACTGTCACGGCAGGTAGTGGCAGTAGTAACAGCCTTGCCTTTGATTTTGGGCAGTTGCGGAGGTTTCCCGACATTGAGGCGGCGAACCTCTTTGCCCACGACCCCACCGATGAGTTGATCCTGAGGGAGGCGGCCAGTGCCCTGGCAATATCCGACGGCGGACACGTCGCCATTGTGGGGGACCGGTACGGCGCGCTGACCCTTGCCACCGCTTCGATCCACGGGCTCACGTCTTTGCGTGTCCATCAAGATGGGCTCTCTGGCGAGCGTGCCTTGGCGGGCAACGCAGAACGGGCCGGTCTTTCCGGGCAATACACATCCATGGCCCTGGGGCCGGAACTGTTCGCCAATGCCCAGGTGGTGCTGTGGCAGCTGCCACGCAGCCTCGAGGAACTTTCTGAGATAGCGCAGCTCATTAGCGCCCATGCTGCTGCGGACGTGCAGGTTTTTGCCGGCGGTCGCATCAAACACATGACCTTGGCCATGAACACCGTATTGGCGGCACACTTCTCTTCGGTGGTCCCCGGCCGAGCCTGGCGAAAGTCCCGCCCGCTCACGGTGACCGGTCCGGTGCAGGAGGGCACGGCGTCGAGCTTCCCGAAACGGGAATTCCACGCCGATGCGCGGCTCTGGCTGTGCTCCCACGGGGCAACGTTTGGCGGCACAAAGATTGATGTTGGCACCCGCTTCCTGCTCGAATTCCTGCCGGAGATGCGTCAGGACGCGGCCGTGGCCATTGACCTGGGATCAGGCAACGGCACCATCTCCGCGGCGCTGGCGCAGGCCCGGCCGGAATTGACGGTCATCGCCACGGACCAATCGGCCGCCGCTGTTGCCTCCACGAAAGCCACCGCGCTGGCCAACGGCTTGGCGGATCGGATTCAAGCCGTGCGCGATGACGCGCTGGCAGGATTCGCCGCAGGATCGGCCGATCTGATAGTTCTCAACCCGCCGTTCCACGTTGGTGCCACCGTTCATGCGGGCATTGCCCACAAGCTATTCGCTGCGGCATCCCGCGTCCTGGCGCCCGGGGGAGAGCTGTGGTGCGTGTACAACAGGCACCTGGACTACAAGGGTGCATTGGCAAAAACAGTGGGGGAAACGCGCGTGGCCGGACGCAATAGCAAGTTCACTGTCACGGTATCCATCAAGACTTGAGTCAGCAAGCGCCTAAACAGAAGTTCTACAGCCCGTCGTGGCGTGCACCTGTACATGCTTGCGCCGGGGTAATCTGGCAGCTGGGAATGGTGGGGGACGGCATTGCCCAAACAGCTGGTAGCCACCAGCGCATGATTTTTCAAGGAGAAACAAGTTGGGTGTTCCTGAGTTGGTTGTGCCGCAGCGCCGCCGCGGTACAAACCTCCCCAAAATGGGCGATTTCAACCAGGCAGTGATCTTGGATTCCATCAGACGGTCCGAAGAAGGCCTGAGCCGTGTTGAATTGGCAGCCTCGGCCGGTTTGGCCGCTCAGACCGTGTCCAACATTTGCCGCCGCCTGCTGGATTCAGAACTGATCATGGAAGCTGGCAAGGAGACCTCCGGTCCCGGCAAGCCACGCACCATTTTGCGCCTGAATCCCAAAGGCATGTACGCGATTGGCCTCCACATTGACCCTGCACTGACCAGCTATGCCTTGTTGGACGCCGTGGGCTCCGTTCTGGTTTCCGTGGATGAATCCACCGATCTCAGCAGTCCGCCAGCGGAAGCCGTAGCCGCCATGGGACGGCGCATCCGCCAAATCATTGCAGACTCGGGCATTCCCGAGCAAAGGATTGCCGGCGTAGGCGTTGCCACGCCTGGCCCCGTGGATGCCAGCAGTGGAACCGTTGTTGACCCGCCCCATATGACCGGGTGGCACCGGGTACCCCTGCGCGATATCCTGCAGGAGACCACCAAACTTCCCGTCGTCATGGACAAAGACGTCACGGCCGCGGCCGTCGCCGAGCTGTGGGCCGGGGCCGACGCCAGCGCTACCGACTTCATCTTTGTCTACATTGGAACAGGCATCGGAGCAGGCTTGGTGCTCAATGACGAAGTGGTCCGCGGCGCCTCAGGCAACGTGGGCGAGATCGGGCACATCATTACCGATCCGGACGGGCCGCCGTGCGATTGCGGACGCCGCGGCTGTGTCAAGGTCACGTGTATGCCCGAAACGCTGGTTGCTCAGGCCCGTGCGGCCGGAGCCCTGCCGGGAATCGCCGAGGGGCAAACGCCGTCGTTGCCCGATGACGTGGCCGCCCTGGTGGCAGCCGCTGCCGAAGGTAATTCTGCTGCCAAGGACGTGTTGGCGCAGTCCGCGCGCCGCTTGGCTGGTGCCGTTTCAGTCTTGACCAACTTGTTGGATGTGGAACGGGTGGTTTTCGGCGGGCCCTTCTGGCCGGCCCTGGCACCCACGTATCTGGCCCAGATGCCAGCGCTCTTGACTCACCTCAGCGTCACGGACAGCGTTCATTCTGTGGACGTTGCAGGCACCATTGTGAACTCGGGGGAGGAAGCCTTTGGGGCGGCCTGCTTGGTCATGGAAAAGACCTTCAGCCCCAGGGCAGCCCAGCTGTTGTTGGACTCCAAAGGCTAAGCAGCGACCGGCCCAACCTCCGGGCGGGAAACGCTTTGGGGCAGCTGAGCAGCCTACTGCGGCCCAGCCAAGATTAGTCCGGGCCCTCGACGATCTCGCCAAAGGGGATGGCAGGATCTGTGTGGGCTTGCAGCACATGCGGATTCAGCACGATCCGCACCCCATGGTCTTTCTCGGCAACTGATTGCTGCAATACCGGTAGGACGGTGGCAATAAAGTTCTCGTCCTTGCCCTGCAGATACGCCTCATAAACAGCTGGTAACTGGCTCATGAACCTTACTGTAGTCCGTGCAATCATGCGTGGACAGGGGTGTATGGGAAGTTCTCCCCATTGCGGCTGGACCCTAGAAGGTATGAACTGGTCTGTATGATCTGCCCTTGATCCGTGTCTGATGAAAGGTTCCACCATCGTGATTTCAACTAGCGTGAGCTCGTCCCTTGATCAGGCCGAGCTAGCGCAAGCGCAGCAGGTCATCGGCAATATTTCTCGAAGCTTTGAGCACAAGGTAGTGGGGCAGCAACGCCTGCGCGAGACCCTGCTGATCTCGCTCATGACCGGTGGGCACGTGTTGCTTGAATCCGTGCCGGGCCTGGCCAAGACCACTGCCGCGCAGACCTTGGCGGAATCAGTAAGCGCCCTGTTTCATAGGATCCAGTGCACCCCCGATTTGCTGCCAAGTGACATTGTGGGCACTCAAATCTACGACGCCGCACAGGGAACCTTTGTCACGCAGTTGGGCCCGGTGCATGCCAACATCGTTCTCCTAGATGAAATTA
The Arthrobacter alpinus genome window above contains:
- the rsfS gene encoding ribosome silencing factor: MTATQQSIDLARAAARAASDKLAQDVTAIDVSERLAITDIFFIASAPTERQVNAIVDGIEDELHNFGLRPVRREGRSGGRWVLLDYADIVIHVQHEEDRVFYALERLYGECPVIDLQLDAADPSVAPAAE
- a CDS encoding histidine phosphatase family protein; amino-acid sequence: MVNHSPGRSVLQPAGPRRRVIFWRHGRTSWNAAGRFQGQSDIPLDDVGASQASRAAALLAGKLGPASNAEHAVRIISSDLSRAYSTAQELASLTGAPVVADPRLRETFGGEWEGKTFEEIISSYPEQIKLWQRDEPGVRAGGGETRVEVAQRMVDAVLDSVAELPDGGTLVVATHGGATRVALAKILGLPEPLWRTLSGLSNCHWSVVETADPADAGTAVGRWRLLEHNVGTLPQPYQTPEDLAEPVED
- a CDS encoding YchJ family protein; the protein is MRCPCHSGELFESCCAKYLTVTVGGQPGYPPTAEALMRSRFSAFALNDADYLLRTWHSDERPESLELDPDQQWYLLEILGTQRGGPFDSDGVVTFRAHYRSAANRKLRDSFTETSSFAKVGKQWLYVKALDLQ
- a CDS encoding aquaporin, yielding MAVVLGVHVAGGVSGAYLNPAVTLAFAVRRKFAWNMIDVRNMEVKNNLGPS
- a CDS encoding methyltransferase — protein: MEENSANPGTRVDSGQPVSTVTAGSGSSNSLAFDFGQLRRFPDIEAANLFAHDPTDELILREAASALAISDGGHVAIVGDRYGALTLATASIHGLTSLRVHQDGLSGERALAGNAERAGLSGQYTSMALGPELFANAQVVLWQLPRSLEELSEIAQLISAHAAADVQVFAGGRIKHMTLAMNTVLAAHFSSVVPGRAWRKSRPLTVTGPVQEGTASSFPKREFHADARLWLCSHGATFGGTKIDVGTRFLLEFLPEMRQDAAVAIDLGSGNGTISAALAQARPELTVIATDQSAAAVASTKATALANGLADRIQAVRDDALAGFAAGSADLIVLNPPFHVGATVHAGIAHKLFAAASRVLAPGGELWCVYNRHLDYKGALAKTVGETRVAGRNSKFTVTVSIKT
- a CDS encoding ROK family transcriptional regulator, translated to MGDFNQAVILDSIRRSEEGLSRVELAASAGLAAQTVSNICRRLLDSELIMEAGKETSGPGKPRTILRLNPKGMYAIGLHIDPALTSYALLDAVGSVLVSVDESTDLSSPPAEAVAAMGRRIRQIIADSGIPEQRIAGVGVATPGPVDASSGTVVDPPHMTGWHRVPLRDILQETTKLPVVMDKDVTAAAVAELWAGADASATDFIFVYIGTGIGAGLVLNDEVVRGASGNVGEIGHIITDPDGPPCDCGRRGCVKVTCMPETLVAQARAAGALPGIAEGQTPSLPDDVAALVAAAAEGNSAAKDVLAQSARRLAGAVSVLTNLLDVERVVFGGPFWPALAPTYLAQMPALLTHLSVTDSVHSVDVAGTIVNSGEEAFGAACLVMEKTFSPRAAQLLLDSKG